A section of the Xiphias gladius isolate SHS-SW01 ecotype Sanya breed wild chromosome 10, ASM1685928v1, whole genome shotgun sequence genome encodes:
- the atxn3 gene encoding ataxin-3 isoform X1 yields the protein MFDRKLNMDSIFHEKQEGSLCAQHCLNNLLQGEYFTPVDLSSIAHQLDEEERMRMAEGGMASEEYRTFLQQPSGNMDDSGFFSIQVISNALRVWGLELILFNSREYQSLMINPINEKAFICNYKEHWFTIRKLGQQWFNLNSLLTGPELISDTYLALFLAQLQQEGYSIFVIRGNLPECEAEHILRIMRVQQQQRPRLIGEDEAQTSAGRSAALGQTEMGFGVEDEVVDEDEELKRALALSRQDIDVEDEEADLRRAIQLSMQGAVMSNKSSEAEVGNVKSGSQAAGSAPGGQRESQNETLTAEELRKRRQAYFNRQQQQAQPNIPQQPDTKSTGGSEMERNLQHTKGVFICLR from the exons ATGTTTGACAGAAAGCTGAATATGGATTCTATATTTCATGAGAAA CAAGAGGGCTCTCTGTGCGCCCAGCACTGCCTCAACAACCTCCTGCAGGGTGAGTACTTCACTCCTGTGGATCTGTCCTCCATCGCTCATCAGCttgatgaagaggagaggatgaggatggCAGAGGGAGGTATGGCCAGTGAGGAGTACAGGACCTTTTTACAG CAACCATCTGGGAACATGGACGACAGTGGGTTCTTTTCAATACAA GTTATTAGCAATGCTCTTAGAGTTTGGGGCTTGGAACTAATCCTCTTCAACAGCCGGGAATACCAGAGCTTGATGATAAATCCAAT aaatgAGAAAGCCTTCATTTGCAACTACAAGGAGCACTGGTTTACTATACGCAAACTTGGGCAACAG tgGTTTAACCTGAATTCACTGCTGACTGGACCAGAGTTGATATCAGACACCTATTTAGCCCTTTTTCTTGCACAGTTACAACAAGAAG GTTATTCCATATTTGTGATCCGAGGAAACCTCCCTGAGTGTGAAGCAGAGCACATCCTTCGGATCATGagagtgcagcagcagcagcgaccCAGGCTCATTGGAGAAGATGAGGCCCAGACAAGTGCAGG CAGGTCAGCAGCTCTGGGCCAGACAGAGATGGGCTTTGGTGTGGAGGATGAAGTTgtagatgaagatgaagaacTGAAGAGAGCCTTGGCACTCAGTAGACAGGATATAGATGTGGAAGATGAAGAGGCTGATCTTCGCAGGGCCATACAGCTCAGCATGCAAG gagcaGTGATGAGCAACAAGTCTTCAGAGGCTGAAGTGGGAAATGTGAAATCAGGCAGCCAGGCAGCAGGGAGTGCTCCAGGAGGACAAAGAGAAAGCCAAAATGAAACGCTCACAGCCGAGGaactgaggaagaggagacaagCCTACTTTAATCG GCAGCAGCAACAAGCACAACCGAACATTCCTCAACAACCAGACACAAAATCAACAGGTGGCTCAG AGATGGAAAGGAATCTTCAGCATACAAAGGGTGTGTTTATTTGCTTGAGGTGA
- the atxn3 gene encoding ataxin-3 isoform X2 — protein sequence MFDRKLNMDSIFHEKQEGSLCAQHCLNNLLQGEYFTPVDLSSIAHQLDEEERMRMAEGGMASEEYRTFLQQPSGNMDDSGFFSIQVISNALRVWGLELILFNSREYQSLMINPINEKAFICNYKEHWFTIRKLGQQWFNLNSLLTGPELISDTYLALFLAQLQQEGYSIFVIRGNLPECEAEHILRIMRVQQQQRPRLIGEDEAQTSAGRSAALGQTEMGFGVEDEVVDEDEELKRALALSRQDIDVEDEEADLRRAIQLSMQGAVMSNKSSEAEVGNVKSGSQAAGSAPGGQRESQNETLTAEELRKRRQAYFNRQQQQAQPNIPQQPDTKSTGGSGSVNTKEDQQQKPSQ from the exons ATGTTTGACAGAAAGCTGAATATGGATTCTATATTTCATGAGAAA CAAGAGGGCTCTCTGTGCGCCCAGCACTGCCTCAACAACCTCCTGCAGGGTGAGTACTTCACTCCTGTGGATCTGTCCTCCATCGCTCATCAGCttgatgaagaggagaggatgaggatggCAGAGGGAGGTATGGCCAGTGAGGAGTACAGGACCTTTTTACAG CAACCATCTGGGAACATGGACGACAGTGGGTTCTTTTCAATACAA GTTATTAGCAATGCTCTTAGAGTTTGGGGCTTGGAACTAATCCTCTTCAACAGCCGGGAATACCAGAGCTTGATGATAAATCCAAT aaatgAGAAAGCCTTCATTTGCAACTACAAGGAGCACTGGTTTACTATACGCAAACTTGGGCAACAG tgGTTTAACCTGAATTCACTGCTGACTGGACCAGAGTTGATATCAGACACCTATTTAGCCCTTTTTCTTGCACAGTTACAACAAGAAG GTTATTCCATATTTGTGATCCGAGGAAACCTCCCTGAGTGTGAAGCAGAGCACATCCTTCGGATCATGagagtgcagcagcagcagcgaccCAGGCTCATTGGAGAAGATGAGGCCCAGACAAGTGCAGG CAGGTCAGCAGCTCTGGGCCAGACAGAGATGGGCTTTGGTGTGGAGGATGAAGTTgtagatgaagatgaagaacTGAAGAGAGCCTTGGCACTCAGTAGACAGGATATAGATGTGGAAGATGAAGAGGCTGATCTTCGCAGGGCCATACAGCTCAGCATGCAAG gagcaGTGATGAGCAACAAGTCTTCAGAGGCTGAAGTGGGAAATGTGAAATCAGGCAGCCAGGCAGCAGGGAGTGCTCCAGGAGGACAAAGAGAAAGCCAAAATGAAACGCTCACAGCCGAGGaactgaggaagaggagacaagCCTACTTTAATCG GCAGCAGCAACAAGCACAACCGAACATTCCTCAACAACCAGACACAAAATCAACAGGTGGCTCAG GATCAGTAAACACTAAGGAGgaccaacaacaaaaacccaGCCAGTGA
- the atxn3 gene encoding ataxin-3 isoform X3, protein MVFQEGSLCAQHCLNNLLQGEYFTPVDLSSIAHQLDEEERMRMAEGGMASEEYRTFLQQPSGNMDDSGFFSIQVISNALRVWGLELILFNSREYQSLMINPINEKAFICNYKEHWFTIRKLGQQWFNLNSLLTGPELISDTYLALFLAQLQQEGYSIFVIRGNLPECEAEHILRIMRVQQQQRPRLIGEDEAQTSAGRSAALGQTEMGFGVEDEVVDEDEELKRALALSRQDIDVEDEEADLRRAIQLSMQGAVMSNKSSEAEVGNVKSGSQAAGSAPGGQRESQNETLTAEELRKRRQAYFNRQQQQAQPNIPQQPDTKSTGGSEMERNLQHTKGVFICLR, encoded by the exons ATGGTGTTT CAAGAGGGCTCTCTGTGCGCCCAGCACTGCCTCAACAACCTCCTGCAGGGTGAGTACTTCACTCCTGTGGATCTGTCCTCCATCGCTCATCAGCttgatgaagaggagaggatgaggatggCAGAGGGAGGTATGGCCAGTGAGGAGTACAGGACCTTTTTACAG CAACCATCTGGGAACATGGACGACAGTGGGTTCTTTTCAATACAA GTTATTAGCAATGCTCTTAGAGTTTGGGGCTTGGAACTAATCCTCTTCAACAGCCGGGAATACCAGAGCTTGATGATAAATCCAAT aaatgAGAAAGCCTTCATTTGCAACTACAAGGAGCACTGGTTTACTATACGCAAACTTGGGCAACAG tgGTTTAACCTGAATTCACTGCTGACTGGACCAGAGTTGATATCAGACACCTATTTAGCCCTTTTTCTTGCACAGTTACAACAAGAAG GTTATTCCATATTTGTGATCCGAGGAAACCTCCCTGAGTGTGAAGCAGAGCACATCCTTCGGATCATGagagtgcagcagcagcagcgaccCAGGCTCATTGGAGAAGATGAGGCCCAGACAAGTGCAGG CAGGTCAGCAGCTCTGGGCCAGACAGAGATGGGCTTTGGTGTGGAGGATGAAGTTgtagatgaagatgaagaacTGAAGAGAGCCTTGGCACTCAGTAGACAGGATATAGATGTGGAAGATGAAGAGGCTGATCTTCGCAGGGCCATACAGCTCAGCATGCAAG gagcaGTGATGAGCAACAAGTCTTCAGAGGCTGAAGTGGGAAATGTGAAATCAGGCAGCCAGGCAGCAGGGAGTGCTCCAGGAGGACAAAGAGAAAGCCAAAATGAAACGCTCACAGCCGAGGaactgaggaagaggagacaagCCTACTTTAATCG GCAGCAGCAACAAGCACAACCGAACATTCCTCAACAACCAGACACAAAATCAACAGGTGGCTCAG AGATGGAAAGGAATCTTCAGCATACAAAGGGTGTGTTTATTTGCTTGAGGTGA
- the atxn3 gene encoding ataxin-3 isoform X4, protein MRMAEGGMASEEYRTFLQQPSGNMDDSGFFSIQVISNALRVWGLELILFNSREYQSLMINPINEKAFICNYKEHWFTIRKLGQQWFNLNSLLTGPELISDTYLALFLAQLQQEGYSIFVIRGNLPECEAEHILRIMRVQQQQRPRLIGEDEAQTSAGRSAALGQTEMGFGVEDEVVDEDEELKRALALSRQDIDVEDEEADLRRAIQLSMQGAVMSNKSSEAEVGNVKSGSQAAGSAPGGQRESQNETLTAEELRKRRQAYFNRQQQQAQPNIPQQPDTKSTGGSEMERNLQHTKGVFICLR, encoded by the exons atgaggatggCAGAGGGAGGTATGGCCAGTGAGGAGTACAGGACCTTTTTACAG CAACCATCTGGGAACATGGACGACAGTGGGTTCTTTTCAATACAA GTTATTAGCAATGCTCTTAGAGTTTGGGGCTTGGAACTAATCCTCTTCAACAGCCGGGAATACCAGAGCTTGATGATAAATCCAAT aaatgAGAAAGCCTTCATTTGCAACTACAAGGAGCACTGGTTTACTATACGCAAACTTGGGCAACAG tgGTTTAACCTGAATTCACTGCTGACTGGACCAGAGTTGATATCAGACACCTATTTAGCCCTTTTTCTTGCACAGTTACAACAAGAAG GTTATTCCATATTTGTGATCCGAGGAAACCTCCCTGAGTGTGAAGCAGAGCACATCCTTCGGATCATGagagtgcagcagcagcagcgaccCAGGCTCATTGGAGAAGATGAGGCCCAGACAAGTGCAGG CAGGTCAGCAGCTCTGGGCCAGACAGAGATGGGCTTTGGTGTGGAGGATGAAGTTgtagatgaagatgaagaacTGAAGAGAGCCTTGGCACTCAGTAGACAGGATATAGATGTGGAAGATGAAGAGGCTGATCTTCGCAGGGCCATACAGCTCAGCATGCAAG gagcaGTGATGAGCAACAAGTCTTCAGAGGCTGAAGTGGGAAATGTGAAATCAGGCAGCCAGGCAGCAGGGAGTGCTCCAGGAGGACAAAGAGAAAGCCAAAATGAAACGCTCACAGCCGAGGaactgaggaagaggagacaagCCTACTTTAATCG GCAGCAGCAACAAGCACAACCGAACATTCCTCAACAACCAGACACAAAATCAACAGGTGGCTCAG AGATGGAAAGGAATCTTCAGCATACAAAGGGTGTGTTTATTTGCTTGAGGTGA